In Solanum lycopersicum chromosome 5, SLM_r2.1, the following are encoded in one genomic region:
- the LOC101267309 gene encoding zinc-finger homeodomain protein 10, with product MELTYSINPTPTPSSTKTPDSEVDTPPLIKPLSFTNGNNHHSHHNQSPPCTAVIYKECLKNHAASIGGHAVDGCGEFMPSPESTPSDPISLKCAACGCHRNFHRREPSDDSSPPAHFIDFRRHIFPPIKRFSPSPTPSPSLSPSLSPPPLPSLFQPQPVTPTGLKSENPNGRKRFRTKFTAEQKEKMHSFSEKLGWKLQKCDEAAVDEFCNEIGVGKGVLRVWMHNNKNTFGKKDYQISNNSSRDHSFENKNGFNINGTASSNEEEDQHRNNNNDNSTTSNCELHLHISTNASSSSS from the coding sequence atggAGTTAACTTATAGTATtaaccccacccccaccccttcCTCCACCAAAACCCCAGATTCAGAAGTCGATACCCCACCTTTAATTAAGCCTTTGTCTTTCACCAACGGCAATAATCACCACAGTCATCACAACCAATCGCCGCCGTGCACGGCGGTGATTTATAAGGAGTGTTTGAAGAATCATGCAGCGAGTATAGGCGGACACGCGGTAGACGGTTGCGGTGAGTTTATGCCTTCGCCGGAATCCACCCCGTCAGATCCCATTTCACTAAAATGCGCCGCTTGTGGTTGCCACCGCAACTTCCACCGCCGTGAACCGTCGGACGATTCATCACCGCCGGCTCATTTCATCGATTTCCGCCGCCATATTTTTCCCCCAATTAAGCGATTCTCTCCATCTCCAACTCCGTCTCCGTCTCTGTCTCCGTCCCTATCTCCACCACCGCTGCCCTCTCTGTTCCAACCCCAACCCGTTACACCTACAGGTTTAAAATCAGAAAACCCAAATGGTAGAAAACGATTTAGGACCAAATTTACAGCTGAACAGAAAGAGAAAATGCATTCGTTTTCGGAGAAATTGGGTTGGAAATTGCAGAAATGCGATGAAGCTGCTGTTGATGAATTTTGCAATGAAATTGGAGTTGGAAAAGGTGTTCTTCGAGTTTGGATGCACAATAACAAAAACACTTTTGGAAAAAAAGATTACCAAATTTCGAATAACAGTAGTAGAGATCATAGTTTCGAGAACAAAAATGGTTTCAACATCAATGGCACCGCAAGCAGCaacgaagaagaagatcaaCACAGAAATAACAACAATGATAATAGCACTACTAGTAATTGTGAGCTTCATCTTCATATTTCCACTAATgcgtcttcttcttcatcctaa